In one Corynebacterium bovis DSM 20582 = CIP 54.80 genomic region, the following are encoded:
- a CDS encoding carbohydrate ABC transporter permease, with translation MTPLRRTVAGTVGNYLGVVLILVWGLAPFYWMVVTAFRDKDHTFSTNPLPSHLTLENMRDALATDAGNNFLRAIGNSLIVGAATTIIALAVGVFTAYALARVDFRGKGVVTGIILAASMFPGIALVTPLFQLFTNIGWIGTYRALILPNISFVLPLTVYTLTSFFRDLPWRLEEAARVDGASRGQAFRKVILPLASPALFTTAILAFIATWNEFMLAQQLSTPQTEPVTVAIARFSGASAYEFPYAATMAAGALVTVPLVVLVLVLQRRIVSGLTAGGVK, from the coding sequence ATGACGCCGCTGCGGAGGACCGTCGCCGGGACCGTCGGCAACTACCTGGGCGTGGTGCTCATCCTCGTGTGGGGGCTCGCGCCGTTCTACTGGATGGTCGTCACCGCGTTCCGCGACAAGGACCACACCTTCTCGACGAACCCGCTGCCGTCGCACCTCACGCTGGAGAACATGCGCGACGCGCTCGCCACCGACGCCGGGAACAACTTCCTGCGGGCGATCGGCAACTCGCTCATCGTCGGCGCGGCGACGACCATCATCGCCCTGGCCGTCGGCGTGTTCACCGCCTACGCGCTCGCCCGGGTCGACTTCCGTGGCAAGGGCGTGGTCACCGGGATCATCCTCGCCGCGTCCATGTTCCCCGGGATCGCGCTGGTCACGCCCCTGTTCCAGCTGTTCACCAACATCGGGTGGATCGGGACGTACCGGGCGCTCATCCTGCCGAACATCTCCTTCGTGCTGCCGCTGACGGTCTACACGCTCACCAGTTTCTTCCGCGACCTGCCGTGGCGGCTCGAGGAGGCGGCCCGGGTCGACGGAGCCTCCCGCGGGCAGGCGTTCCGGAAGGTCATCCTGCCGCTCGCGTCGCCGGCGCTGTTCACCACCGCGATCCTGGCGTTCATCGCGACGTGGAACGAGTTCATGCTCGCCCAGCAGCTCTCCACCCCGCAGACCGAACCCGTCACCGTGGCCATCGCCCGGTTCAGCGGGGCCAGCGCCTACGAGTTCCCCTACGCCGCGACCATGGCCGCCGGCGCGCTCGTCACCGTGCCGCTGGTCGTGCTCGTGCTCGTGCTGCAGCGGCGGATCGTCTCCGGGCTCACCGCCGGCGGGGTCAAGTAG
- a CDS encoding carbohydrate ABC transporter permease, giving the protein MKPRTGHRPRRDLRALWLVGPAMLVLAVVIGYPVVRAVGLSFEANKHLDPETGMFVTGGFAGVEHYLYWLTQRCMSPSGEATQCAPGQLATDFWPAVAITLFFVVVTVALETCLGMAMALVMNRSFLGRGLLRAAVLVPWAIPTAVTAKLWQFIFADQGIANSLLGTQIHWTTDPWAARAAVIVADVWKTAPFMALLILAGLQMVPQGVYEAARVDGASRWQQFTRITLPLIRPALMVAVLFRTLDALRMYDLPVIMISGSSNSPTAVISQLVITDTKSGNAQSASALSTLIFLFVFAVAFVMVRFLGADVAGTGDRPRRRWFRGRRGSGPGSGPGSGDDAATPRRTATPGSPATPPAGATGARVGASAPVGTAHPTTLNRTTTLPPDHTPNPTPNHETGKDGDR; this is encoded by the coding sequence ATGAAACCCAGGACAGGCCACCGCCCCCGCAGAGACCTCCGCGCACTGTGGCTCGTCGGCCCGGCGATGCTCGTGCTCGCCGTCGTCATCGGATACCCGGTCGTCCGCGCGGTCGGCCTGTCCTTCGAGGCGAACAAGCACCTCGACCCGGAGACCGGCATGTTCGTCACCGGCGGGTTCGCGGGCGTCGAGCACTACCTGTACTGGCTCACCCAGCGGTGCATGTCCCCCTCCGGGGAGGCGACGCAGTGCGCCCCCGGGCAGCTCGCGACCGACTTCTGGCCCGCCGTGGCGATCACGCTGTTCTTCGTGGTGGTCACCGTCGCCCTCGAGACCTGCCTGGGCATGGCGATGGCCCTGGTCATGAACCGCAGTTTCCTCGGGCGGGGCCTGCTCCGCGCGGCCGTGCTCGTGCCGTGGGCGATCCCCACCGCGGTGACCGCGAAGCTGTGGCAGTTCATCTTCGCCGACCAGGGCATCGCCAACTCCCTGCTCGGCACGCAGATCCACTGGACGACCGACCCGTGGGCGGCGCGCGCGGCGGTCATCGTCGCGGACGTGTGGAAGACCGCGCCGTTCATGGCGCTGCTCATCCTCGCCGGGCTGCAGATGGTGCCGCAGGGGGTGTACGAGGCCGCGCGCGTCGACGGCGCCTCCCGGTGGCAGCAGTTCACGCGGATCACGCTGCCGCTCATCCGGCCGGCGCTCATGGTCGCGGTGCTGTTCCGCACGCTCGACGCCCTGCGCATGTACGACCTGCCGGTCATCATGATCTCCGGGTCGTCGAACTCGCCCACCGCCGTGATCTCCCAGCTGGTCATCACGGACACGAAGTCCGGGAACGCGCAGTCCGCGTCCGCCCTGTCCACGCTGATCTTCCTCTTCGTGTTCGCCGTGGCGTTCGTCATGGTGCGGTTCCTCGGCGCCGATGTCGCGGGGACGGGCGACCGCCCGCGTCGCCGGTGGTTCCGGGGGCGGCGGGGGTCGGGGCCGGGCTCCGGGCCCGGGTCGGGGGACGACGCCGCGACCCCGCGGCGGACCGCGACCCCGGGCTCCCCGGCGACTCCCCCGGCGGGCGCGACGGGTGCGCGCGTCGGGGCGTCGGCACCCGTGGGGACCGCGCACCCCACGACCCTGAACCGGACCACGACCCTGCCCCCGGACCACACCCCGAACCCCACCCCGAACCACGAGACCGGAAAGGACGGTGACCGGTGA
- a CDS encoding ABC transporter substrate-binding protein — protein sequence MTRTTHTRPSSRRPRRTVLLPLTAAVTAVAAGAALAACSEQTASPAGDPAAATSRGPITFAMGKNDTDKLTPIIDAWNAAHPDEKVTLRELAGEADSQRDTLVQTLQSGSSDVDVMALDVVWTAQFAANGWLTPLTGDLAVDTSAMLDAPVESATYRDTLYALPQNTNGQLLYRDTRAVPEAPKNWDDLKQACAAVRDRKQDCLTMQLKQYEGLTISTVDAMYGWGGGLLDDNQKPQVTKPESRAGLTALVDAYRDGTISSASTGTTEEETNLAFTQGQTAMAVNWPYMWTNARKDGSAVKDSVAVSPIVGKDGTGVSTLGGYNNGINVNSKHKATALDFMKFIVSPENQRSFAEASFPPVLASVYDDPALQKDQPYLPALKKSLENARPRPASPRYDEVSKAVQDNAYAAITGGKNVDKATEDMKTAIENISG from the coding sequence ATGACACGGACCACCCACACCCGACCGTCGTCACGCCGTCCCCGTCGGACGGTGCTGCTCCCCCTCACCGCCGCGGTGACCGCCGTCGCCGCCGGGGCCGCACTCGCCGCCTGCTCGGAGCAGACCGCCTCCCCTGCGGGCGACCCCGCCGCCGCGACGTCCCGGGGACCCATCACCTTCGCGATGGGCAAGAACGACACCGACAAGCTCACGCCGATCATCGACGCCTGGAACGCCGCCCACCCCGACGAGAAGGTCACCCTCCGGGAACTCGCCGGCGAGGCGGACTCCCAGCGGGACACCCTCGTCCAGACGCTGCAGTCCGGCTCCTCCGACGTCGACGTCATGGCGCTCGACGTCGTGTGGACCGCCCAGTTCGCCGCCAACGGGTGGCTCACCCCGCTGACCGGCGACCTCGCGGTCGACACGTCCGCGATGCTCGACGCCCCCGTCGAGTCCGCGACCTACCGCGACACCCTGTACGCCCTGCCCCAGAACACCAACGGCCAGCTGCTCTACCGGGACACCCGCGCCGTGCCTGAGGCCCCGAAGAACTGGGACGACCTCAAGCAGGCCTGCGCCGCGGTCCGCGACCGCAAGCAGGACTGCCTGACGATGCAGCTCAAGCAGTACGAGGGCCTGACCATCAGCACCGTCGACGCCATGTACGGCTGGGGCGGCGGCCTCCTCGACGACAACCAGAAGCCGCAGGTCACGAAGCCGGAGTCGCGCGCCGGCCTCACCGCGCTCGTCGACGCCTACCGCGACGGCACCATCTCCTCCGCCTCGACCGGCACGACCGAGGAGGAGACGAACCTCGCCTTCACCCAGGGGCAGACCGCGATGGCGGTGAACTGGCCGTACATGTGGACCAACGCCCGCAAGGACGGGTCCGCGGTGAAGGACTCCGTGGCGGTCTCCCCGATCGTCGGCAAGGACGGCACCGGGGTCTCCACCCTCGGCGGGTACAACAACGGCATCAACGTGAACTCCAAGCACAAGGCCACGGCGCTCGACTTCATGAAGTTCATCGTCAGCCCGGAGAACCAGAGGTCCTTCGCCGAGGCGTCCTTCCCCCCGGTGCTCGCCTCCGTCTACGATGATCCCGCACTCCAGAAGGACCAGCCGTACCTGCCGGCCCTGAAGAAGTCCCTCGAGAACGCGCGCCCGCGCCCCGCCTCGCCCCGCTACGACGAGGTCTCGAAGGCCGTGCAGGACAACGCGTACGCCGCCATCACCGGCGGGAAGAACGTCGACAAGGCCACCGAGGACATGAAGACCGCGATCGAGAACATCTCGGGGTAG
- a CDS encoding ABC transporter ATP-binding protein: MADVVFDHVSIRYPGADRPTVADMSLTIPDGEFLVLVGPSGCGKSTTLRALAGLEATTGGTLSIGGRDVTGTEPKDRDIAMVFQDYALYPHMSVRENMGFALTIAKTPKKEIAERVERAAAMLDLTDHLDRRPKDLSGGQRQRVAMGRAIVREPQVFLMDEPLSNLDAKLRVQTRAQIIRLQEELGVTTVYVTHDQVEAMTMGDRVAVLRDGELQQVAPPRELYAEPANAFVAGFIGSPAMNLLPSADGTVAGLSLPDVPGDVREWIGGGAGGAGGAGGAGGAGVIVGVRPEDLRVVDSPDRGLRATVTLVEELGADAYVHATTGVGELIVRESGHALPRRGDTVGVEVRDDATLHWFAADGDGRRLATVR, encoded by the coding sequence ATGGCTGACGTCGTGTTCGACCACGTGTCCATCCGCTACCCCGGGGCCGACCGCCCGACCGTGGCGGACATGTCCCTCACCATCCCCGACGGCGAGTTCCTCGTGCTCGTCGGGCCGTCCGGGTGCGGCAAGTCCACCACCCTGCGCGCCCTCGCCGGGCTCGAGGCCACCACCGGCGGCACCCTCTCCATCGGCGGACGCGACGTCACCGGCACCGAACCGAAGGACCGGGACATCGCCATGGTGTTCCAGGACTACGCCCTCTACCCGCACATGTCCGTCCGGGAGAACATGGGCTTCGCGCTCACCATCGCGAAGACCCCGAAGAAGGAGATCGCCGAGCGCGTCGAACGGGCCGCCGCGATGCTCGACCTCACCGACCACCTCGACCGGCGGCCCAAGGACCTCTCCGGCGGGCAGCGGCAGCGCGTGGCCATGGGCCGGGCCATCGTCCGCGAACCGCAGGTCTTCCTCATGGACGAGCCGCTGTCCAACCTCGACGCGAAACTCCGCGTACAGACCCGCGCGCAGATCATCCGCCTCCAGGAGGAACTCGGCGTGACGACCGTGTACGTCACGCACGACCAGGTCGAGGCCATGACCATGGGCGACCGCGTGGCCGTGCTGCGCGACGGGGAGCTCCAGCAGGTCGCGCCGCCGCGGGAGCTGTACGCCGAGCCGGCGAACGCGTTCGTCGCCGGGTTCATCGGGTCGCCGGCGATGAACCTGCTGCCCTCCGCCGACGGGACCGTGGCCGGGCTCAGCCTGCCCGACGTGCCGGGTGACGTGCGGGAATGGATCGGCGGCGGTGCCGGCGGTGCCGGGGGTGCGGGCGGTGCCGGCGGTGCGGGCGTGATCGTCGGGGTGCGCCCGGAGGACCTGCGCGTCGTCGACTCCCCCGACCGGGGCCTGCGCGCGACCGTCACGCTCGTCGAGGAGCTCGGCGCGGACGCGTACGTCCACGCCACGACCGGTGTCGGCGAGCTCATCGTCCGCGAGTCCGGGCACGCCCTCCCCCGCCGTGGTGACACCGTGGGTGTCGAGGTCAGGGACGACGCCACGCTCCACTGGTTCGCCGCCGACGGCGACGGCCGCCGCCTCGCGACCGTGCGCTGA
- a CDS encoding sensor histidine kinase has translation MTPVNSPDPVSGSTPPSRPVAPRTSGPAVPSDARGVSAGPARQSSSTRRILRYGALGDPDVPWWRDRGLWIQAVVQVPLFVTFGYGVNASMFELPVLVRSVAVVGYMIAFVGLLVQRRRPQLGVGTVALGLIPVLIGEPGNYVLAYGIVCREAWFIAAYIVQGRRWWLAALVTGSLAGVGLTLPAAYVFYRSWSTQDLSFLLMDSFSRNVAMLSVYGLLALVSIALFWQLGLRTRRRNEEVATLEARAELAAATERNRIAREMHDIVAHSLTAVIAQADGGRYIGRKDPEKAIAALESISSTGREALGQMRELLSVLREDGPRSADSVPGVDDVPLLVADACRSGADVSLESVGAARPVPVAVGLTVYRCVQEALTNVLKHAGPTRASVVLDWSTPSWLRVRVDNAPGEGLVTGQPALSDSAGQGLIGVAEWARIHGGQARWGASSVYPGGWVVCVAVPVPKG, from the coding sequence ATGACCCCCGTGAACTCCCCTGATCCGGTGTCGGGTTCGACGCCGCCCTCCCGCCCCGTGGCGCCCCGGACCTCCGGCCCCGCCGTGCCGTCCGACGCGCGGGGTGTGTCCGCGGGCCCGGCCCGTCAGAGTTCGAGCACCCGTCGGATCCTCCGGTACGGCGCGCTCGGCGACCCGGATGTGCCGTGGTGGCGTGACCGGGGCCTGTGGATCCAGGCGGTGGTCCAGGTGCCGTTGTTCGTGACGTTCGGGTACGGGGTCAACGCGTCGATGTTCGAGCTGCCGGTGCTGGTGCGGAGTGTCGCGGTGGTGGGGTACATGATCGCGTTCGTCGGGCTGCTCGTGCAGCGGCGCCGCCCGCAGCTGGGCGTGGGGACGGTCGCGTTGGGGTTGATCCCGGTGCTCATCGGTGAGCCGGGGAATTACGTGCTCGCGTACGGGATCGTGTGCCGGGAGGCGTGGTTCATCGCCGCGTACATCGTGCAGGGTCGGCGGTGGTGGCTGGCGGCGCTGGTCACCGGGTCGTTGGCGGGTGTCGGCCTCACGTTGCCGGCGGCGTACGTGTTCTACCGGTCGTGGTCGACGCAGGACCTGTCGTTCCTGCTGATGGACTCGTTCTCCCGGAACGTGGCGATGCTCAGCGTCTACGGCCTCCTGGCGCTCGTGAGTATCGCCCTGTTCTGGCAGCTGGGGCTGCGGACCCGCCGCCGGAACGAGGAGGTGGCGACGTTGGAGGCCCGCGCGGAGCTCGCCGCGGCGACGGAGCGCAACCGGATCGCCCGGGAGATGCACGACATCGTCGCGCATTCGCTCACCGCGGTCATCGCCCAGGCGGACGGGGGCCGGTACATCGGCCGGAAGGACCCGGAGAAGGCCATCGCGGCGTTGGAGTCGATCAGTTCGACCGGCCGGGAGGCTCTGGGGCAGATGCGGGAGTTGCTCAGTGTGCTCCGGGAGGACGGGCCGCGGAGTGCGGACTCGGTCCCGGGGGTCGACGACGTCCCCCTCCTCGTCGCGGACGCCTGCCGCTCCGGGGCGGACGTCTCCCTGGAGTCCGTGGGGGCGGCGCGGCCGGTGCCGGTGGCGGTGGGGTTGACGGTGTACCGGTGTGTGCAGGAGGCGTTGACGAACGTGCTCAAGCACGCGGGGCCGACGCGCGCGTCGGTGGTGCTGGACTGGTCGACGCCGTCGTGGCTGCGGGTGCGGGTGGACAACGCGCCGGGGGAGGGCCTGGTGACGGGGCAGCCGGCGTTGTCCGACTCGGCCGGTCAGGGGCTCATCGGCGTGGCCGAGTGGGCGCGGATCCACGGTGGGCAGGCGCGGTGGGGGGCGTCGTCGGTGTACCCGGGCGGGTGGGTCGTGTGCGTCGCGGTCCCGGTGCCGAAGGGGTGA
- a CDS encoding response regulator: MVIDSQDDMTVTWQARDGREAVENARSAPVDIVLMDVQMPGMNGIDATREVVASGVVGPGGEPTRVVVLTTFDNDEYVLGSITAGASGFLLKDADPEELIAAVRTVGEQEAVISPKATANLLRRIRQMGAGPVGDGVGGPVGGPVPGGVGGDDGAGAGAVAGVEPGEGTTPTSPHPDVTPAADDDLGLVDPLTPREREILVLMARGRSNQEIAAELFVSLPTVKTHVGRVLAKTASRDRVHAVLFAVCHGLVSRDGLLEDTGGH; encoded by the coding sequence ATGGTGATCGACTCGCAGGACGACATGACCGTGACCTGGCAGGCGCGGGACGGGCGCGAGGCGGTGGAGAACGCGCGGTCGGCCCCGGTGGACATCGTGCTCATGGATGTGCAGATGCCGGGGATGAACGGCATCGACGCGACCCGGGAGGTCGTCGCGTCCGGGGTGGTGGGGCCGGGCGGGGAGCCGACGCGCGTGGTCGTCCTCACGACCTTCGACAACGACGAGTACGTCCTCGGGTCCATCACCGCCGGGGCCAGCGGGTTCCTGCTCAAGGACGCCGACCCGGAGGAGCTCATCGCCGCGGTGCGGACCGTCGGTGAGCAGGAGGCGGTCATCTCCCCGAAGGCCACGGCGAATCTGCTGCGTCGCATCCGGCAGATGGGTGCGGGTCCCGTCGGGGACGGGGTCGGTGGCCCGGTCGGTGGCCCGGTCCCCGGCGGGGTCGGGGGTGACGACGGAGCCGGTGCGGGTGCCGTCGCCGGGGTGGAGCCGGGGGAGGGGACGACGCCCACCTCCCCGCACCCCGACGTCACCCCGGCTGCGGACGACGACCTCGGGCTCGTCGACCCGCTCACCCCGCGCGAGCGGGAGATCCTCGTGCTCATGGCGCGGGGGCGGTCCAACCAGGAGATCGCCGCGGAGCTGTTCGTGTCCCTGCCGACGGTGAAGACGCACGTCGGGCGGGTGCTCGCGAAGACCGCGTCCCGGGACCGGGTGCACGCGGTGCTCTTCGCGGTGTGCCACGGCCTGGTGTCGCGGGACGGGCTGCTGGAGGACACCGGCGGGCACTGA
- a CDS encoding ATP-binding cassette domain-containing protein, whose translation MCTPATMGESGVMITVDNLTKKYGRTNAVEGLSFTVPDATVTGFLGPNGSGKSTTMRCILGLDRPTAGGATVDGVPFSSIEAKPAAVGALLDATWFTPGRSGRSHLRVIARGAGISDARVDECLEIVGLTSAAGKHAGGYSLGMKQRLGLAAALLGDPRHLILDEPVNGLDPEGVSWMRSMIRHLAGEGRAVLVSSHLLSEMQLTADRLVVIGRGRLIGEYTMDEFLSGGARVVVETADTDRLATALRGSGAELTVRADRQPPELVVAVPEGGDEAEVRAMVAHTALREGVAVTALRTENENLEQRFLAATAGAQEYRTANHTGAAPSAQLTDDTRKAV comes from the coding sequence ATGTGCACCCCCGCCACGATGGGGGAGAGTGGGGTCATGATCACAGTCGACAACCTCACCAAGAAATACGGGCGTACCAATGCGGTCGAGGGGCTGTCCTTCACCGTGCCGGACGCCACCGTGACCGGCTTCCTCGGCCCCAACGGGTCCGGCAAGTCCACGACCATGCGGTGCATCCTCGGCCTCGACCGCCCGACCGCGGGCGGCGCCACCGTCGACGGCGTCCCCTTCAGCAGCATCGAGGCCAAGCCCGCGGCCGTCGGCGCCCTCCTCGACGCCACGTGGTTCACCCCGGGCCGCAGCGGCCGCAGCCACCTGCGCGTCATCGCCCGCGGCGCGGGCATCAGCGACGCCCGCGTCGACGAGTGCCTGGAGATCGTCGGCCTCACCTCCGCGGCGGGGAAGCACGCCGGCGGGTACTCCCTCGGCATGAAGCAGCGCCTCGGCCTCGCCGCCGCGCTCCTCGGAGACCCCCGCCACCTCATTCTCGACGAACCGGTCAACGGCCTCGACCCGGAGGGCGTGAGCTGGATGCGCTCCATGATCCGGCACCTCGCCGGGGAGGGGCGGGCGGTGCTCGTGAGCTCCCACCTCCTCAGCGAGATGCAGCTCACCGCCGACCGGCTCGTCGTCATCGGCCGCGGCCGGCTCATCGGCGAGTACACGATGGACGAGTTCCTGTCCGGCGGCGCGCGCGTCGTCGTCGAGACCGCGGACACCGACCGCCTGGCCACGGCCCTGCGCGGGTCCGGCGCGGAGCTCACCGTGCGCGCCGACCGGCAGCCCCCGGAGCTGGTGGTGGCCGTGCCGGAGGGCGGCGACGAGGCGGAGGTCCGCGCGATGGTCGCGCACACCGCCCTGCGGGAGGGCGTCGCCGTGACGGCCCTCCGCACGGAGAACGAGAACCTGGAGCAGCGCTTCCTCGCCGCGACGGCCGGGGCACAGGAGTACCGCACGGCCAACCACACCGGCGCAGCCCCGTCCGCGCAGCTCACCGACGACACCCGGAAGGCGGTCTG